One Oryza brachyantha chromosome 3, ObraRS2, whole genome shotgun sequence DNA segment encodes these proteins:
- the LOC102702263 gene encoding F-box/kelch-repeat protein At1g74510-like, with protein sequence MMLEGKSCLVSRSLPSSCELESEWAYLTHEVLNGKRPTPEDAEVEDMDGVDCGGGKRSKPPSPQPHISEGHGGSSRRASSGGGEGHGNGSSLIGAIGRDLTINCLLRLSRSDYGSVASLNKDFRALVHSGEIYRLRRQNGVAEHWVYFSCNVLEWDAYDPYRGRWIRVPKMPPDECFMCSDKESLAVGTELLVFAMTHIVFRYSILTNSWTRADPMISPRCLFGSTSVGAKAYVAGGTDSSGRILSSAEMYDSETHSWTLLPSMNRARKMCSGVFMDGKFYVIGGVASNNKVLTCGEEYDLKRGSWRVIENMSEDLNGVTGAPPLIAVVNNELYAADYSEKDVKKYDKQNNKWITLGKLPERFVSMNGWGLAFRACGDRLIVIGGPRTSIGGTIELNSWTPDERPPVWNLVARRPSGNFVYNCAVMGC encoded by the coding sequence ATGATGCTGGAAGGCAAGTCCTGCCTCGTCTCGCGCTCCCTGCCGAGCTCCTGCGAGCTGGAGTCCGAGTGGGCGTACCTCACCCACGAGGTGCTCAACGGCAAGCGACCGACGCCGGAAGATGCGGAAGTCGAGGACATGGATGGGGTTGACTGCGGTGGCGGGAAGCGCAGcaagccgccgtcgccgcagccGCACATCTCTGAGGGCCACGGCGGCTCCAGTCGCCGTGCTTCCTctggcggcggggagggccaTGGCAACGGGAGCAGCCTCATTGGTGCGATTGGCCGTGACCTGACCATCAATTGCCTCCTCCGGCTGTCCCGCTCGGACTATGGCTCGGTGGCCTCCCTGAACAAGGACTTCCGGGCGCTGGTGCACAGCGGAGAGATCTACCGCCTGCGGCGCCAAAATGGGGTGGCAGAACATTGGGTCTATTTCTCCTGCAACGTCCTAGAGTGGGATGCGTATGACCCATACCGTGGGCGCTGGATCCGAGTGCCCAAGATGCCACCGGATGAATGCTTCATGTGTTCTGACAAGGAGTCACTCGCTGTGGGCACTGAGCTCCTTGTGTTTGCAATGACACACATTGTGTTCAGGTATAGCATCCTAACCAATTCATGGACACGGGCTGATCCGATGATCTCGCCACGGTGCTTGTTTGGTTCAACAAGCGTTGGGGCAAAGGCGTATGTTGCTGGGGGCACTGATTCCTCTGGCAGGATATTGAGCTCTGCAGAGATGTATGACTCGGAGACACATTCTTGGACACTCCTTCCCAGCATGAATAGGGCACGGAAGATGTGCTCTGGGGTGTTCATGGATGGCAAGTTCTATGTGATTGGTGGTGTGGCCAGCAACAACAAGGTGTTAACATGTGGGGAGGAATATGACCTGAAGAGAGGATCTTGGAGGGTGATTGAAAACATGTCTGAGGATCTCAATGGAGTAACTGGTGCTCCTCCACTTATTGCTGTTGTTAACAATGAGCTTTACGCTGCTGATTATAGTGAGAAGGACGTGAAGAAGTATGACAAGCAGAACAATAAGTGGATTACTCTTGGTAAGTTACCTGAACGGTTTGTGTCAATGAATGGGTGGGGCCTTGCTTTCCGAGCATGTGGTGATCGGCTGATTGTTATCGGTGGCCCAAGGACTTCTATTGGCGGTACAATTGAGCTTAATTCATGGACCCCCGATGAGCGACCACCTGTTTGGAATTTGGTTGCCAGAAGGCCATCTGGGAACTTTGTGTATAATTGTGCTGTGATGGGCTGTTGA
- the LOC102702732 gene encoding transcription factor ILI3 translates to MSSRRGGGRITDEEINELISKLQALLPESSRSRGTSRSSASKLLKETCSYIKSLHREVDDLSDRLSELMSTMDNNSPQAEIIRSLLR, encoded by the exons ATGTCGAGCCGCCGTGGTGGTGGAAGGATAACCGACGAGGAGATCAACGAGCTCATCTCCAAGCTGCAGGCCCTCCTGCCGGAGTCCTCCCGCAGCCGCGGCACGAGCCGG TCGTCGGCGTCGAAGCTGCTCAAGGAGACGTGCAGCTACATCAAGAGCCTCCACCGGGAGGTCGACGACCTCTCCGACCGGCTGTCGGAGCTCATGTCGACGATGGACAACAACAGCCCCCAGGCCGAGATCATCCGGAGCCTCCTCCGATGA
- the LOC102703014 gene encoding alanine--glyoxylate aminotransferase 2 homolog 1, mitochondrial, which yields MASSSSSLLRRGAKAGVGAGRRWCPAEVVRRLVSSSSGATAPEKAPVRSPPEMPPFEHRPRPYAGWSGDEILERRKRFLGPSVFYYYQKPLNIVEGKMQYLYDEHGKRYLDCFGGIVTVSCGHCHPDIVNAVVEQTKLLQHTTTIYLNQPIVEFAEALVSKMPGNLKVVYFVNSGTEANELAMLMARLYSGNLNMIALRNAYHGGSAGTIGLTGLQTWKYPIPQGEIHHVMNPDPYRGTFGSDAVAYAKEVEEHINYGTSGRVAGFIAETFQGVGGAVELAPGYLKLAYDTVRKAGGVCIADEVQSGFGRTGSHYWGFQTQDVIPDIVTMAKGIGNGLPLGAVVTTPEIANVLAQKIQFNTFGGNPVCSVGGLAVLKVLDKEKRQAHCADVGSHLVNRLKELQQKHEIIGDVRGRGLMLGVELVTDRKEKTPAKAETSVLFEKLKDLNILVGKGGLHGNVFRVKPPMCFSRDDADFLVDAMDYAMSGL from the exons atggcgtcgtcgtcgtcgtcgctgcttCGCCGCGGAGCCAAAGCCGGCGTGGGCGCCGGGAGACGGTGGTGTCCGGCTGAAGTGGTGCGGCGGCtggtgtcgtcgtcgtcgggggcTACGGCGCCCGAGAAGGCTCCCGTGCGGTCGCCGCCGGAGATGCCGCCGTTCGAGCACCGGCCCAGGCCGTACGCCGGGTGGAGCGGCGATGAGATCCTCGAGAGGAGGAAGCGGTTTCTGGGGCCATCTGTGTTCTACTACTACCAGAAGCCG CTGAACATTGTGGAAGGGAAGATGCAGTATCTGTATGATGAGCATGGGAAGAGATACCTCGATTGCTTCGGAGGCATTGTAACAGTGTCATGTGGCCATTGCCATCCGGATATTGTGAATGCTGTGGTGGAGCAGACTAAGTTGCTCCAGCACACCACGACCATCTACTTGAACCAACCCATTGTCGAGTTTGCAGAAGCACTCGTGTCCAAAATGCCGGGCAATCTCAAG GTGGTGTATTTTGTGAATTCTGGGACTGAAGCGAATGAACTGGCAATGCTGATGGCTCGGCTGTACAGTGGGAATCTCAATATGATTGCATTGAGAAATGCATATCATGGTGGCAGTGCTGGAACAATAGGATTGACAGGTTTGCAGACGTGGAAGTACCCAATTCCTCAG GGAGAAATACATCATGTCATGAACCCTGACCCTTACCGTGGTACTTTCGGGTCTGATGCTGTAGCTTATGCCAAGGAAGTCGaagaacatataaattatGGCACCTCTGGAAGAGTGGCAGGTTTCATTGCAGAAACTTTTCAA GGCGTAGGAGGTGCAGTTGAACTAGCTCCTGGATACTTAAAGTTAGCTTATGACACTGTCCGGAAGGCTGGTGGTGTTTGCATAGCCGATGAAGTGCAGAGTGGGTTTGGTCGTACTGGAAGTCACTACTGGGGATTTCAGACGCAAGATGTTATTCCTGACATTGTAACAATGGCAAAG GGAATTGGAAACGGTCTACCATTGGGGGCAGTTGTAACAACGCCTGAGATTGCAAATGTGCTTGCACAAAAAATCCAATTTAACACATTTGGTGGAAACCCTGTTTGTTCCGTTGGTGGACTTGCTGTGCTTAAGGTTCTTGACAAGGAGAAGCGCCAGGCCCATTGTGCTGATGTCGGATCTCATTTGGTGAATCGTCTAAAAGAGCTCCAGCAAAAGCAtgaaa TTATTGGAGATGTTAGAGGGAGGGGATTGATGCTTGGGGTGGAGCTTGTGACCGATAGGAAGGAGAAGACACCCGCCAAGGCTGAGACCAGTGTATTGTTTGAGAAACTCAAGG ATCTCAACATTTTAGTTGGAAAAGGTGGCCTGCATGGTAATGTCTTCAGGGTAAAACCACCAATGTGCTTTTCAAGGGATGATGCAG ATTTCTTGGTGGACGCCATGGACTATGCAATGTCAGGTCTGTGA
- the LOC102703287 gene encoding nuclear pore complex protein NUP96, whose product MSSAPVFPVLRHDDYFTRPSIDELVEMEAADPGYCSRVPGFVVGRVGYGQLSFPGDTDVRGMDLNEIVKFGKHCVEVYKDEDSKPPLGQGLNKAAEVTLMLDLSEIPEPGTLVEVLKRQTRKQGAWFVSFNHLSGRWKFEVDHFSRFGLVDEEEEDVVMDEVVARQPIAEVREPPANGHELELSRSLPAHLGLDPAKMQEMRMTMFSNEDGDEDMEDGFPSDQRYFSSERMNVDSPNSSALRLRSLSPLHGSSLKVGRKFGVLDRKEPQALLEYSANSSELGLSSHGILMSGQNKGFPVRMTKVDGFKLPANQTTPVTGKIYTNCVVDAALFMGKSFRVGWGPNGILVHSGSLVNRPGTGLSSVIHVEKVVCDKVVRDEKNKVKEELTDLCFSEPMDLHRKLDREYLETESDLFKLKLQKVVTSRFVLPDICRSYIDIIERQLEVSDLSLSSRVLLMHQVTVWELIRVLFSERATGTQLEPTGDEDQEGMILDKKEGSVAIDLEALPLVRRADFSNWLQDSVCHRVQGEAGSLNDARYLEHIILLLTGRQLDTAMEIAASRGDVRLAILLSQAGGSMLNRSDLAQQLDLWKANGLDFNYIEDDRVKIYELLSGNVQGALVDLSIDWKRYLGLIMWYQLSPDTSLDIIIHSYHQLLGEGKVPYPVPVYIDEGPLDESLQWSPGDRFDISFYLMLLHANQDEKFGMLKTMFSAFSSSYDPLDYHMIWHQRSILEAIGAFSSDDLHVLDLSFVYQLLCLGKCHWAIYIILHMPHLDDAPYIHEKLIREILSQYCESWSKDETQRDYIAELGVPAEWMHEALALYNEYYGDQQSALENYIRCGNWKKAHTIFMTSIAHSLFLSSKHQEIWDITSALEDHKSEIADWELGAGIYIDFFILRSSMQEESTVDDSDLLEKKNESCSTFFSRLNDSLLIWGSKLPVEARACFSKMAEELCELLMNTPGEGLAPNLYMGCFQTMLNAPVPDDHRSSYLQEAVSVFTDILCRD is encoded by the exons ATGTCTTCCGCCCCGGTGTTCCCCGTGCTCCGCCACGACGATTACTTCACCAGGCCGTCAATCGATGAGCTGGTGGAGATGGAGGCGGCTGACCCTGGCTACTGCAGCAGGGTCCCGGGCTTCGTCGTCGGGAGGGTAGGGTATGGGCAGCTTAGCTTCCCCGGCGACACCGATGTGAGGGGGATGGACCTGAATGAGATCGTTAAGTTTGGCAAGCACTGTGTGGAGGTTTACAAGGATGAGGATAGCAAGCCTCCTCTAGGGCAAGGTCTTAACAAGGCAGCAGAAGTGACGTTGATGCTGGATTTGAGTGAAATCCCAGAGCCTGGCACTCTTGTTGAGGTGCTGAAACGTCAAACGAGAAAGCAGGGTGCTTGGTTTGTTTCGTTCAACCACTTGAGTGGCAGGTGGAAGTTTGAGGTCGATCATTTTAGTCGATTTGGTCTTGTggatgaggaggaagaggatgtTGTGATGGATGAGGTGGTAGCTCGGCAGCCTATTGCCGAAGTAAGAGAACCACCTGCAAATGGTCATGAACTGGAGCTTTCGCGTTCGTTGCCTGCTCATCTTGGGCTTGACCCTGCAAAGATGCAAGAAATGCGGATGACAATGTTCTCCAATGAGGATGGTGACGAAGATATGGAGGATGGATTCCCATCTGATCAGAGATATTTTAGCAGTGAAAGGATGAATGTGGATTCACCCAACTCAAGTGCTTTGAGGCTGAGGTCGCTCTCTCCTTTGCATGGTTCTTCTCTGAAGGTCGGTAGGAAATTTGGTGTTCTTGATAGGAAAGAACCACAAGCACTGCTGGAATACAGTGCAAATTCTTCAGAACTTGGCCTATCTTCTCATGGTATTCTTATGTCTGGGCAAAACAAGGGATTTCCAGTGAGAATGACCAAGGTGGATGGCTTTAAGTTGCCAGCTAATCAAACAACGCCTGTTACTGGGAAAATATACACTAACTGTGTTGTTGatgctgctttatttatgGGTAAGTCATTTCGTGTTGGTTGGGGACCAAATGGCATCCTTGTTCATTCTGGTAGTCTTGTCAACAGACCTGGAACCGGTCTATCTTCTGTGATTCACGTAGAGAAAGTTGTGTGTGACAAAGTTGTGCGTGATGAGAAGAACAAAGTTAAGGAGGAACTGACAGATCTATGCTTCTCAGAACCGATGGATCTCCATAGGAAGCTTGATCGGGAATATCTGGAGACTGAGTCTGACTTGTTTAAATTAAAGCTTCAGAAGGTTGTGACAAGTCGTTTTGTGCTGCCAGATATTTGCAGGTCTTATATTGACATCATTGAAAGGCAGCTCGAAGTCAGTGATTTATCTCTGTCTTCGCGTGTTCTGTTAATGCATCAGGTTACAGTTTGGGAGCTAATTCGGGTCTTGTTCTCAGAAAGAGCAACTGGCACCCAGTTAGAACCTACTGGCGATGAGGACCAGGAGGGGATGATTTTAGATAAGAAAGAAGGTTCTGTTGCGATAGACCTTGAAGCGCTCCCTTTGGTTAGAAGAGCAGACTTCAGCAATTGGTTACAGGACAGTGTTTGTCATCGGGTTCAAGGAGAGGCAGGTTCCTTAAATGATGCCAGGTATTTGGAACATATTATTCTGCTTTTGACCGGTCGCCAATTAGACACGGCCATGGAAATTGCTGCTTCAAGGGGTGATGTTCGATTGGCAATTTTGCTAAGCCAGGCAGGTGGGTCAATGCTAAATCGATCTGACCTTGCTCAGCAACTGGATCTATGGAAAGCAAATGGTCtagattttaattatattgagGACGACAGGGTAAAGATATATGAGTTGCTTTCCGGTAATGTACAAGGTGCCTTGGTGGATTTATCAATTGACTGGAAACGGTACCTTGGACTAATAATGTGGTACCAACTATCGCCTGATACATCACTTGATATTATCATTCACTCTTATCACCAGCTCCTTGGTGAGGGCAAAGTCCCATATCCTGTTCCTGTATATATAGACGAAGGACCTCTTGATGAGTCACTTCAGTGGTCCCCAGGTGACCGCTTTGACATATCTTTTTATCTAATGCTTCTTCATGCAAATCAAGATGAGAAGTTTGGGATGCTGAAAACTATGTTCAGTGCATTCTCATCTTCATATGATCCCTTGGACTACCATATGATCTGGCATCAGCGTTCCATTCTGGAAGCTATTGGTGCTTTCAGTTCAGATGATCTTCACGTGCTAGATTTGAGTTTTGTTTACCAACTATTGTGTCTGGGGAAGTGCCATTGGGCTATCTATATCATTCTACATATGCCTCATCTTGATGACGCCCCATACATCCATGAGAAGTTGATCAGGGAAATTTTGTCACAATATTGTGAATCATGGAGCAAGGATGAAACTCAGCGAGATTATATTGCAGAACTTGGCGTTCCAGCAGAATGGATGCATGAGGCTCTG GCTCTTTACAACGAATACTATGGAGATCAGCAAAGCGCACTGGAGAATTATATCCGGTGTGGCAACTGGAAGAAAGCTCATACAATTTTTATGACATCCATTGCTCATTCTTTGTTTCTATCAT CTAAACATCAAGAGATCTGGGACATCACAAGTGCTTTGGAGGATCACAAGTCTGAAATTGCTGATTGGGAACTTGGTGCTGGAATATACATAGACTTCTTCATTCTAAGGAGCTCCATGCAAGAAGAAAGTACTGTGGATGATTCg GATCTGcttgagaagaaaaatgaatcaTGCAGCACTTTCTTTAGCCGGTTAAATGATTCATTGCTAATATGGGGAAGTAAATTACCTGTTGAGGCAAG GGCATGCTTCTCGAAGATGGCAGAGGAGCTATGCGAGCTATTAATGAACACTCCCGGCGAGGGCTTGGCGCCAAATCTCTACATGGGCTGCTTTCAAACGATGCTCAACGCTCCTGTGCCCGATGACCACAGGTCATCTTACCTGCAAGAAGCGGTCTCTGTTTTCACCGACATACTTTGCAGGGATTGA
- the LOC121053882 gene encoding uncharacterized protein LOC121053882, with the protein MADIALLVTEEFEKKLKRGAPGESSSSAAAAEPRRNFGAVMKVCGSWVEAAAAAAAGVKVNVALLNVEPRSGPAVAAMDGVFSA; encoded by the coding sequence ATGGCGGACATCGCGCTGCTGGTGACGGAGGAgttcgagaagaagctcaagagGGGGGCGCCTGgggagtcgtcgtcgtcggcggcggcggcggagccgagGAGGAACTTCGGGGCGGTGATGAAGGTGTGCGGCTCGTGGGtggaggcggccgccgccgccgccgccggggtgAAGGTCAACGTCGCGCTGCTCAACGTCGAGCCCAGGTCGGGGCCGGCCGTGGCGGCCATGGACGGCGTCTTCTCCGCATAA
- the LOC102700042 gene encoding putative MO25-like protein At5g47540 produces the protein MAGCLWPCVTGGGAAAEGGGGSGSLFRSKARSPAEVVRHARELLGFVAANHEACGAKREHKMADLTKTIREIKSILYGNGDAEPIDEACSQLTKEFFKENTNCLHLLIICLPRMDLETQKDVTQVTANLLRQKVDYRMVASDYLEENQDIMEVLISGYDNMDIAIHYSAILRDCIRHQVAARYVLESQHMKKFFHYIQYPDFNIASDAFKTFKELLTRHKSSVAEFFSNNYDWFFPEFNSKLLSSSNYIIRRQAIQLLGDILLDKSNTTVMVRYVSSKDNLIILMNLLREQSRAIQVEAFRVFKLFTGNPKKPPEIVGILVTNKSKILRFLADFTIEKEDQQFEADKAQVVTEISAL, from the exons ATGGCGGGGTGCCTGTGGCCGTGCGtgaccggcggcggggcggcggcggaggggggaggaggatcGGGCAGCCTGTTCCGGTCGAAGGCGAGGTCGCCGGCGGAAGTGGTGCGGCACGCGAGGGAGCTCCTcggcttcgtcgccgccaatCACGAGGCGTGCGGTGCCAAGCGCGAGCACAAG AtggccgatctaactaaaacCATCAGGGAGATCAAATCCATTCTCTATGGAAATGGTGATGCAGAGCCGATCGATGAAGCTTGCTCGCAGTTGACGAAAGAATTTTTCAAGGAGAATACCAATTGTCTACATCTACTAATTATTTGCCTTCCACGTATGGACCTTGAA ACTCAGAAGGATGTCACTCAAGTTACGGCAAATTTGCTGAGGCAAAAGGTAGATTACAGGATGGTTGCCTCTGATTATTTGGAAGAAAATCAAGATATTATGGAAGTTTTAATTTCTGG GTATGACAACATGGACATTGCAATACATTATAGTGCAATTTTAAGGGACTGCATACGGCACCAAGTTGCTGCAAG GTATGTATTAGAGTCTCAGCATATGAAGAAATTCTTTCACTATATACAATATCCGGACTTCAACATAGCATCCGATGCCTTCAAGACTTTTAAG GAACTCCTCACAAGGCATAAATCAAGTGTGGCTGAGTTCTTTTCAAATAATTATGATTGG TTCTTTCCAGAATTTAACTCAAAATTGCTGTCATCTTCCAACTACATCATTCGAAGGCAAGCCATTCAG ctACTAGGAGACATTCTTTTGGATAAGTCAAACACAACAGTAATGGTGCGGTACGTAAGCTCAAAGGATAACCTCATAATTCTAATGAACCTTCTAAGG GAACAAAGCAGGGCTATTCAAGTTGAGGCCTTTCGTGTCTTCAAG CTGTTTACCGGCAATCCGAAGAAACCACCTGAGATCGTCGGTATACTGGTGACAAACAAGAGCAAAATCCTCAGGTTCTTGGCAGACTTCACAATAGAAAAAG AGGATCAGCAGTTCGAGGCCGACAAAGCTCAGGTTGTCACCGAGATCTCGGCCCTGTGA